The Streptomyces spororaveus genome includes a region encoding these proteins:
- the rbsK gene encoding ribokinase, which produces MTAIAVLGSTNMDLVAYVPKAPRLGETVTGRAFRTVPGGKGANQAVAAARAGGEVVMIGAVGADEFGVRLRSALTAARVDTAALRTVEGASGTAHITVDDEGGNSIIVIPGANAAVTGLEAGDEARIAAAGALLLQLELPLSAVLAGARAARAHGVRTVLTPAPARPLPADLLAATDLLVPNEHEAAALTGLTDPLQAAEALLADVPEVVVTLGAAGVLYAARGREPLTVPAPRVRAMDTTAAGDTFVGALAVALGEGRPMPEALRWASAAAALSVQRPGAQDSMPTRAETDAFAAAQRGAAS; this is translated from the coding sequence ATGACGGCCATCGCCGTGCTCGGCAGTACGAACATGGACCTCGTCGCCTACGTCCCCAAGGCCCCCCGCCTCGGGGAGACCGTCACCGGCCGGGCCTTCCGCACGGTCCCCGGCGGCAAGGGCGCCAACCAGGCCGTCGCCGCGGCCCGCGCCGGCGGGGAGGTGGTGATGATCGGCGCGGTCGGGGCCGACGAGTTCGGCGTACGGCTGCGCTCCGCGCTCACCGCGGCCCGGGTCGACACCGCGGCCCTGCGGACCGTCGAGGGCGCCAGCGGCACCGCCCACATCACGGTGGACGACGAGGGCGGCAACAGCATCATCGTCATCCCCGGCGCGAACGCCGCCGTCACCGGTCTGGAGGCGGGTGACGAGGCACGGATCGCCGCCGCCGGTGCCCTCCTCCTCCAGCTCGAACTGCCGCTGTCCGCCGTCCTCGCCGGGGCCCGCGCCGCCCGCGCGCACGGCGTCCGCACGGTGCTCACCCCGGCACCCGCCCGGCCGCTGCCCGCCGATCTGCTCGCCGCCACCGACCTCCTCGTCCCCAACGAGCACGAGGCGGCCGCCCTCACCGGGCTCACCGACCCCCTGCAGGCCGCCGAGGCCCTGCTGGCCGACGTGCCCGAGGTGGTGGTCACGCTCGGCGCGGCGGGGGTGCTGTACGCCGCCCGCGGCCGGGAGCCGCTGACGGTGCCCGCGCCCCGGGTGCGGGCCATGGACACGACCGCCGCCGGGGACACCTTCGTCGGCGCCCTCGCCGTGGCCCTGGGTGAGGGCCGGCCGATGCCCGAGGCCCTGCGCTGGGCCTCGGCGGCGGCGGCGCTCTCCGTCCAGCGCCCGGGAGCCCAGGACTCGATGCCGACCCGCGCGGAGACCGACGCCTTCGCCGCGGCGCAGCGCGGAGCCGCCTCGTGA
- a CDS encoding ADP-ribosylglycohydrolase family protein, with product MRLTWAQPEDLVGHELRQAAEDGRDAGPALRAWLAAGGSPAPDRAGASPAPAPPELRALAVRLLDALAALPPPSRTDEPQSWPDITKACGTGCMPPGSPSTGIRDPDADPEPVPRTGPAAARPDPGLRTRLEAAWLGRAVGCLLGKPVEKLPLEGIRALGRAGGNWPLDDWFSERGVPPEVLAAHPWNRRSAPTSLAENIDGMPEDDDLNYPLLGLLLLQRHGKTFTTADVARLWLDELPAGRTFTAERVAYRNLLLGLEPPVTATHHNPFREWIGALIRADVHGWTNPGDPAAAAAQAYRDAALTHTGNGVYAALFIAAATATAATGRTDVHTALRTGLAFVPPRSRLAEAVRFGIRTAGRESDFDLVVDRLHARYGHYHWVHAVPNTALIAAALTHADGDFTRSVCRAVSGGWDTDSNGATAGALAGLLAGSPEGIGHRWTAPLKNRLATTVPGFDGIGFDTLAHLTAQEAARS from the coding sequence GTGCGGCTCACCTGGGCCCAGCCCGAGGACCTGGTCGGGCACGAGCTGCGCCAGGCCGCCGAGGACGGCCGGGATGCGGGTCCCGCCCTGCGCGCCTGGCTCGCGGCGGGCGGCTCTCCCGCCCCGGACCGCGCCGGCGCCTCCCCCGCCCCGGCCCCACCGGAACTCCGGGCGCTGGCCGTCCGCCTCCTGGACGCCCTGGCGGCCCTCCCACCCCCCTCCCGCACCGACGAACCCCAGTCCTGGCCGGACATCACCAAGGCCTGCGGGACCGGCTGCATGCCCCCCGGATCCCCGTCCACCGGTATCCGGGACCCGGACGCCGACCCGGAACCCGTGCCGCGGACCGGGCCCGCAGCCGCGCGGCCGGATCCCGGACTGCGGACCAGGCTGGAGGCCGCCTGGCTCGGGCGGGCCGTCGGGTGCCTGCTCGGGAAGCCCGTCGAGAAGCTGCCGCTGGAGGGGATCCGGGCGCTGGGCCGCGCCGGCGGCAACTGGCCGCTCGACGACTGGTTCAGCGAACGCGGCGTACCACCGGAGGTGCTGGCCGCCCACCCGTGGAACCGCCGTTCCGCCCCCACCTCCCTCGCCGAGAACATCGACGGCATGCCCGAGGACGACGACCTCAACTACCCCCTCCTCGGACTGCTCCTGCTCCAGCGGCACGGCAAGACCTTCACCACCGCCGACGTGGCCCGCCTCTGGCTCGACGAGCTGCCCGCCGGGCGGACCTTCACCGCCGAGCGCGTCGCCTACCGCAATCTCCTCCTCGGCCTGGAGCCGCCCGTCACCGCCACCCACCACAACCCCTTCCGCGAGTGGATCGGCGCCCTCATCCGCGCCGACGTCCACGGCTGGACCAACCCGGGCGACCCGGCCGCCGCCGCGGCCCAGGCCTACCGGGACGCCGCCCTGACCCACACCGGCAACGGCGTCTACGCCGCCCTCTTCATCGCCGCCGCCACCGCCACCGCCGCCACCGGCCGGACGGACGTCCACACCGCGCTGCGGACCGGGCTGGCCTTCGTACCGCCCCGCTCCCGCCTCGCCGAGGCCGTCCGCTTCGGGATCCGGACGGCCGGCCGGGAGAGCGACTTCGACCTCGTCGTCGACCGGCTGCACGCCCGCTACGGGCACTACCACTGGGTCCACGCCGTCCCCAACACCGCGCTGATCGCCGCCGCCCTCACCCACGCGGACGGGGACTTCACCCGCTCCGTCTGCCGCGCCGTGTCCGGCGGCTGGGACACCGACTCCAACGGGGCCACCGCCGGCGCCCTCGCCGGTCTGCTCGCCGGCTCCCCGGAGGGCATCGGGCACCGCTGGACCGCGCCCCTCAAGAACCGTCTCGCCACCACCGTCCCCGGCTTCGACGGCATCGGCTTCGACACCCTCGCCCACCTCACCGCACAGGAGGCAGCACGCTCATGA
- a CDS encoding ADP-ribosylglycohydrolase family protein, translating to MTLTLEDRARGALVGAAVGDALGGPVEGWTPDQIVERHGGRVHGIVGPWYEDWRTARPIAPYHKGDGHVTDDTLMTHALVRVYEAVRDHLDAYAVAEHLVPDLMSTPRWIPELEAEALPLQRIFLAEKWIVTRLHYAHADPREAGSGNIVNCGAAMYMAPVGIANAGNPAGAYAEALDIAGAHQSSYGREAAGVFAAAVAAACVPGATASSVVDTALSLAKDGTRAAIAAVREVAAGHRDFESALAPLRAAVAPYDSVGPDYRAPSLDARRPSRLHAIEELPVALGMLLVADGRYETAVLGAVNYGRDCDSIATMAGAIAGALGGEAAVPAAWAKQVAEASRLDLHAPAEAMAAVAREVFALDRSRRRSHESAFTAIADPR from the coding sequence ATGACGCTCACGTTGGAGGACCGGGCCCGCGGCGCTCTCGTCGGAGCCGCCGTCGGCGACGCGCTCGGCGGCCCGGTGGAGGGCTGGACCCCGGACCAGATCGTGGAACGGCACGGCGGCCGCGTGCACGGCATCGTCGGCCCCTGGTACGAGGACTGGCGTACGGCCCGCCCCATCGCGCCGTACCACAAGGGCGACGGGCACGTCACGGACGACACCTTGATGACGCACGCGCTGGTGCGGGTCTACGAAGCGGTACGGGACCACCTCGACGCCTACGCGGTCGCCGAGCACCTGGTCCCCGACCTGATGTCCACCCCCCGCTGGATTCCGGAGCTGGAAGCCGAAGCCCTGCCGCTCCAGCGGATCTTCCTCGCCGAGAAGTGGATCGTGACCCGGCTGCACTACGCCCACGCCGACCCCCGCGAGGCCGGCAGCGGCAACATCGTCAACTGCGGCGCGGCGATGTACATGGCACCGGTGGGCATCGCCAACGCGGGCAATCCGGCGGGCGCGTACGCGGAGGCGCTGGACATCGCCGGTGCGCACCAGTCCTCGTACGGCCGGGAGGCGGCGGGCGTGTTCGCGGCGGCGGTGGCGGCGGCGTGCGTACCGGGGGCGACGGCGTCGTCGGTGGTGGACACGGCCCTGTCCCTGGCCAAGGACGGCACGCGCGCGGCGATCGCCGCCGTCCGGGAAGTGGCCGCCGGGCACCGGGACTTCGAGTCGGCGCTGGCGCCGCTGCGGGCGGCGGTGGCCCCGTACGACTCGGTCGGCCCGGACTACCGCGCGCCCTCGCTGGACGCCCGCCGCCCGTCCCGCCTGCACGCCATCGAGGAACTCCCGGTCGCGCTGGGGATGCTGCTCGTCGCGGACGGACGGTACGAGACGGCGGTCCTCGGCGCGGTCAACTACGGCCGGGACTGCGACTCCATCGCCACCATGGCGGGGGCGATCGCCGGGGCCCTGGGCGGCGAGGCCGCGGTCCCGGCCGCCTGGGCCAAGCAGGTCGCCGAGGCCAGCCGCCTCGACCTGCACGCCCCCGCCGAGGCGATGGCCGCGGTGGCCCGGGAGGTCTTCGCCCTCGACCGCTCCCGCCGCAGGTCGCACGAATCGGCCTTCACCGCGATCGCGGACCCCCGGTGA